Sequence from the Paeniglutamicibacter cryotolerans genome:
GACGGGCCGCGGCGTGCTGGCCTAGGGGCTCAGGCTCCGGGGCGCTGGACCTTGAGGATTCGGAAGGCGTTGTCCGTGGAAACGCGATCGACGGACCAGTCGGAGGGGAGCTGGCCGATGATCCACTTCTGCAGGGAATCGGCACCCAGGTTCTTCTGCACCACGAGCCAGGCGTTGCCGCCCGGTGCCAGCCGCGGAAGCCACAGCATCAAGAGTTCATGCAGTGCCTCCTTGCCCACGCGGATGGGCGGGTTGGACCAGATGGTATCGAATTCAATCGCGGGGTCCACGGACTCCGGCATGCCGGCCCGGACATTGCCCAGGCGCAGCGAGGCTGCGTTGTCGCGGGTCAGGGCGATGCTGCGTTCGTTGACGTCGACGGCATGGACCGTGGCATCGGGTGAGGCGATGGCCATGCTCAAGGCCACCGGCCCCCAGCCGCAGCCGAGGTCCAAGAGATTCCCGGCCGGCGAGGGGGCGGGGACTCCGCCCAGCAGGATGGCAGTTCCCTTGTCTAAGCGGTCCGGGCTGAAGATCCCGCCGGAGGTCTGGACCTTGCGGGTGGCACCCCCGAGAGAGACCTGAATGGTCTTTCGCTTCTCCGGGGTTGACTGTTGCGTGCTGAAATAATGCTCCTGGCTCATTCAGACAGATTAACCGGATTTCGCGCACATCCCTATTCGTCGCAGTGCCGCTGGCGGCCGGGGATCCCAATCCGGGAAGTGATAGAGTTTTCCCTATGACTTACATCTAGTCCCCGCACCGGTGGACCGGGCCGCTTCGGCACCTCCCCAACCCGCCGCTCCGGAAGCCAAGCG
This genomic interval carries:
- a CDS encoding class I SAM-dependent methyltransferase; the encoded protein is MSQEHYFSTQQSTPEKRKTIQVSLGGATRKVQTSGGIFSPDRLDKGTAILLGGVPAPSPAGNLLDLGCGWGPVALSMAIASPDATVHAVDVNERSIALTRDNAASLRLGNVRAGMPESVDPAIEFDTIWSNPPIRVGKEALHELLMLWLPRLAPGGNAWLVVQKNLGADSLQKWIIGQLPSDWSVDRVSTDNAFRILKVQRPGA